A DNA window from Haliovirga abyssi contains the following coding sequences:
- a CDS encoding inorganic phosphate transporter — MSSMTIILGIALIVGFYMAWNIGANDVANAMGTSVGSKAITLKQAVIIAAIFEFLGAVLAGSNVTNTVRKGIVSPDVFTDPKIFVIGMLAALLAAGLWLNLATHFGLPVSTTHSIVGSVVGFGIVSKGIGAVHWSKIGNIVLSWVVSPLMGGIIALIVFKIIERTILEKDKPVERAKKIAPLFVGMTGFILTLSLVFKGLKNLHLDLSFGEASLIGTGVAIVIYIISFVLLRNVHSKGDEYKSVEGIFRYLQIITACYVAFAHGANDVANAIGPLAGIVAVVKTGSIATTAAVPMWVLALGGVGIVVGVATMGYKVIGTIGEKITELTPTRGFSAEFGAATTVLVASRMGLPISTTHTLIGAVIGVALGRGVAALNMAIVKDIVASWLITIPFAAGLTMVLFEIFKLIF; from the coding sequence GCGAATGATGTAGCTAATGCCATGGGAACATCAGTTGGGTCAAAAGCAATTACATTGAAACAGGCAGTTATTATAGCAGCGATTTTTGAGTTTTTAGGTGCAGTATTGGCAGGATCGAATGTAACGAATACAGTAAGAAAAGGAATAGTATCACCAGATGTATTTACTGATCCTAAGATATTTGTAATTGGGATGCTGGCAGCATTATTAGCAGCAGGATTATGGCTAAATTTAGCAACTCATTTTGGACTTCCTGTTTCAACAACACATTCAATAGTTGGTTCTGTTGTAGGATTTGGGATAGTGTCAAAAGGGATAGGAGCAGTTCATTGGAGTAAAATTGGGAATATAGTTTTGAGTTGGGTAGTTTCTCCATTAATGGGAGGAATAATTGCTCTTATAGTTTTTAAAATAATAGAAAGAACTATTTTAGAAAAAGATAAGCCAGTAGAAAGAGCGAAAAAAATAGCTCCTTTGTTTGTTGGAATGACTGGTTTTATATTGACTTTATCATTAGTTTTTAAAGGGTTAAAAAATTTACATTTAGATTTAAGTTTTGGAGAAGCTTCTTTGATTGGAACAGGAGTAGCGATAGTTATATATATAATATCTTTTGTTTTACTTAGAAATGTACATTCAAAAGGAGATGAATATAAATCAGTAGAAGGAATATTTAGATATTTACAAATAATAACAGCTTGTTATGTAGCGTTTGCGCATGGAGCAAACGATGTAGCAAATGCTATTGGACCTTTAGCAGGGATTGTGGCAGTAGTGAAAACGGGATCTATTGCAACAACAGCAGCGGTTCCAATGTGGGTATTAGCATTAGGTGGAGTAGGAATTGTCGTTGGTGTAGCAACTATGGGTTATAAAGTAATAGGGACTATAGGAGAAAAAATAACTGAATTAACTCCAACAAGAGGATTTTCAGCAGAATTTGGTGCAGCAACAACAGTATTAGTTGCTTCTCGAATGGGATTACCTATATCAACAACACATACATTAATTGGGGCAGTTATTGGAGTAGCACTTGGTAGAGGGGTTGCAGCTTTAAATATGGCTATTGTAAAAGATATAGTAGCATCTTGGTTGATAACAATACCTTTTGCTGCAGGGTTAACAATGGTACTATTTGAAATTTTTAAATTAATTTTTTAA